From Synergistaceae bacterium:
ACGAAGACCAGCTTCCCTACTACTGCACCGCCTACACACCGTGCTTCCGGCGGGAGGCCGGCTCTCACGGACGGGACGTCAGGGGTATGCTGCGGCAGCACCAGTTCGACAAGGTCGAGCTGGTCAAACTGACGACGCCGGAGAAGAGCTACGAGGAACACGAGAAGCTGACCGACAATGCCGAGGAAGTGCTGCGCAGGCTGGAGATCCCCTTCCGCACCGTCTGCCTATGCACGGGGGACATGGGATTCGGCGCCAGCAAGACCTATGACATCGAGGTGTGGCTGCCGTCGCAGGACAAGTACCGCGAGATAAGCTCATGCAGCAACTGCGAGGACTTTCAGGCCAGGCGGATGAACACCAGGTACCGTCCCAAAGAGGGAGGGAGGCCGAGGCTGGTCCACACGCTGAACGGCTCGGGCATCGCAGTCGGACGCACCCTTATCGCCGTGCTTGAGAACTACCAGCGCGAGGACGGGTCCGTGGAGATACCGAAGGCCCTGGTACCCTACATGGGCGGCATAAAGGAGATACCAGCAAAGCCGGTTTGAGCAAGAATTTGAAATTTCGATGGAAATCACACTGGATTCCTGTTATCATATAGGTTCGATAGAGTTCTGATCCTCAGAGGGGGCCTTGATCCTTATGAGTGCGGCTATGTACTCTTCCGATACGGTGGTCTGCACTTTGCTGCTCCTGTTGCCCTGTTTTATTGTCCAGCGGGCGTGCAGGAGGATGATGGATAACGCGCAGTACAACTATTTCCGCGACCTGACCCTGATCGGTGCGTGGATAATTGCAGCTGTGTGCGTCGGTGGTCCCTCATCGCGCTTCATCGTGGCCACGGCAGCCATCTCGGCGGTCTTCGGAATGGTGCAGCATATATATCCTAATGCGCTTTGGAAGCCGGTCTACTTGCTGATAGGCTTCGCATTCGCGTTTTTTGGCCCGAGGATAGCCTTCATCGGACTGCCCGCAGGAGAGTACCTCTTCCTGACTCCGGAGGTCTCGGTGCTGATAACCGCTCTGTGGGTCTCCGCGTTCCCGGTCCTGCTGCAAGAACTGGACAATATCCCGGGGATGACCGGTCACATGCTTGCGATCTCCTTCTCACTGATGCTCCTGGCAACCCTCTTCTCGGGGCAAGACCTGCGCGAGGCCTTCTTCATGTCCTTCACCGGGCTGATGCTGCTCGGTGTCTTCTGGAGCAGGCATGGACACATGTACCGCAAGATGGGCACATCCCTGTCGGCCATGTGGGGGATACTGGTCGCCGGCACCTCGGTGCTCGGAGTGAGCAAGGGCATCACGTTCGGCGCGCTGATGATCCTCCCGCTAGGCCTCTTCGCGATTCCCATAGCAGAGACAACGCTTAACTTTATGAACCGGGTAATCTCCTCGAAGTCGAACAATGCCGCCGTCCTTTACAGCAAGCTGATCGGAAAAGGGCTGGACCACCCAAGTGCTGTTCGTTTCATAACCAGCCTGTGCGCGCTGGGAGGCTCGGTAGTCGCGATATCCCAGCTTACACGTCCAATGTCGATGGTGCTGGTCGCGAGCCTTGCCGTTCTTCTTGCGGGTTTGACCATAATCCCGGCCATCAAGAACATGAAGGAGAACACGGACATGCCCAGGAAGCCGTCTATATGGCATACCAGGATCGACAACGTCTCAATGAACTACGCTCTTTCCAAGGCCCGCGGCTTTGCCTCGCCGGGAGGCGG
This genomic window contains:
- a CDS encoding WecB/TagA/CpsF family glycosyltransferase; amino-acid sequence: MDNAQYNYFRDLTLIGAWIIAAVCVGGPSSRFIVATAAISAVFGMVQHIYPNALWKPVYLLIGFAFAFFGPRIAFIGLPAGEYLFLTPEVSVLITALWVSAFPVLLQELDNIPGMTGHMLAISFSLMLLATLFSGQDLREAFFMSFTGLMLLGVFWSRHGHMYRKMGTSLSAMWGILVAGTSVLGVSKGITFGALMILPLGLFAIPIAETTLNFMNRVISSKSNNAAVLYSKLIGKGLDHPSAVRFITSLCALGGSVVAISQLTRPMSMVLVASLAVLLAGLTIIPAIKNMKENTDMPRKPSIWHTRIDNVSMNYALSKARGFASPGGGARLVATVNALAVMEAEKDERYASALADSYLTLADGTGLVWALKLLGTPVQERVTGIDYMIGLARMAAVEGWPVYFLGARPGIAKKAAEKMKTRFTGLIIAGFRDGFFEADDDSVTREIRESGAKILFVAMGIPKQEIWVHENAEKLGDLVAVGVGGAFDVLSGSLKRAPLFLQKVGLEWFYRLLQEPWRWKKDLDLFVFVFKVLLTKIGFYSPKREDRS